One genomic segment of Brachyhypopomus gauderio isolate BG-103 chromosome 19, BGAUD_0.2, whole genome shotgun sequence includes these proteins:
- the igsf10 gene encoding immunoglobulin superfamily member 10, with product MSECDRSTLSRMCAAHGESLYLRWRLLAVLFVLAEASSPGVACPKSCACYVPTEVHCTFRYLSAMPSEIQPAVERINLGYNSLTVLRENELSGLTNLELLMLHSNTIHTIEDRAFHNLKALQVLKMSYNRVKELRKETLTGLDNLLRLHMDHNQIEFIHPETFYGLTSLQLVHLEGNLLRQLHPDTFVTLRHSQIFKVSSIKTIYLSENALTTLPATVFSGCYQLENLFLNGNPWSCDCHMEWFAEWMEKNPGVLKCKRERKLAGEQQCPVCHWPVTSRGNSLLQLSGGAYTCFKPWIHPHLKQRNITMDDNGYTQVFSKDFITPIGTIEMNITDQFHNDANVACIVQTPRGLDNINVTQGVRGEEVTTLSATVVTSLICNIDYEHIRQLWSLLATYSDSSLRLERELLLATLPGMIYKYKQASPVNDEIFTGIEVEMKANPAWLMQGIISLQLDRTTTTYSTLNIKYSSSVEMNIESNKVRRDRYGWTMIKKDNQTKTEASVVAGGVAELSCQTYGDPKPSTEWILPDGSKVRAPYNSEDRRIVIADNGKLILRSADSSDTGVYHCIATNYLDADVLSFRVTVLSPDTEEVDVNGVQLSRSVGDTLFLDCDVTSSPQASIQWILPDNTVIDKSNVNKKLYQNGTLVINKLTQRDRGFYRCIAANHFGLDLLVSLITLLSNGPEGVRQMDIEGSGEDVEPITETALYSKDVSTSIGQESRTVTSHRPYPRRRPPLRRVPANRPGGSRRTGWTGRVFDKVDPEKLADFIKRSQNKNSGNRVNPSDKPKANEGLYVGDEIGSGNVEGYSTIPDQSVQSITESPDNYDSTTSYHLPENNAATITEVVTDDPSRVMTTENMSAMTTGLSSYTDAIPLDARITLANYEFQRDETTPFIATQGYTLSPINSRSKSPEINANKFLQPVTLKFTVTETMNEMELQFSGDIPETAVKAVPHVHYQNHNVTPIAHHPTQRNSPVIHTSTDPESQTSFTAVTTTERAQDEITFHTTQRIKSPRLPAGSTIISHQQIHIIPPSKKQPGKRRNFPNRRRIIRPNKITDIQSILDKFKRPSARHEGNATVQYTVELSADCVHGKRGTCPAKSKTAEEQRIINTTMKPHVPTPSLRKTESLITTTPSTPFVTSAKTIPKLDSFTTEIQPKSAAPKQEPTQNPMILTPVTSTTTTIKSSKVIRGKIPWHRLFGNKEDQREILKRLRKPTKTSTTTQTTIPVKTITTTASSKVTATLPTARSLVTPMTASPLVTQRNEDHLEISSDDSSGSSSITEPHTSFETLPSFTTTSPANTHHKTIASHTSVTTPTYVSRLYTTTVSQVSPIRPVPPISGTTLKEDTDELSSSGSDSGGSGRFPGRSWRNRKPGFHRQPFRGKRPIKKTTTQAPTTKTTTFQTTDAPQTTSRLKRPLYTPAEEEYTKEWRNPSQTTAFPKSYSTASESMTTYPTTYRTMNTVRPHTTPPTQVQKNTNIKPPPRKGGRYETRKRTRTKGTNNRRRDRFQQPKSTNLSSRDKKDSKEKTRTGNSVSHTVSVLTTEKTYTSTSAPHYSGTSGGISSTYDHTTRYDTTPTNTVGFVLSTMDMTSKPRIVGGNAASFTVQSDSDAFLPCESSGSPEPVFTWKRFSSSTGSTLTIKGNMGKYEVFRNGTLLIQNANIKDRGQYLCLAENEHGSDKLLVTLSVVAYPSRILEPEVRDIKVHSGKTVEMKCKAEGRPVPVVSWILANRTQVRGQKNERGRVTVTSDGTLVIQQVSVYDRGHYKCIASNPAGVDTVSVRLQVVAAPPGILEEKRQLVRANSGQGIWISCTAQGDPEPTTHWVLFGGTIVRPPYTDSKVSVFPNGTLNLKNLDVSDSGKYECIATSSTGSERRVVTLSVEKTDTAPQIVDTSDLRTELEYGGQLRLNCSSTGTPKPRIIWRLPSKALVDQWHRMGKRIQVLDNGTLVVDSVSEKDSGDYLCVARNKVGDDLQLMRVSVSMKPAKIEPKVVGKKQVPFGKDLKVDCKASGAPIPEISWGLPDGTLVNSALQADSGRAGRAKRFTLFDNGTLYLNEVGMDEEGDYTCYAENTLGKDEMHVHITVVSAPPRIRPPSLTYARVKPGANIRFDCEAMGEPKPKILWMLPSNDMIAASNERYLMHVNGSLDIRDVKLADAGKYVCMARNAAGDESKVYKLDIDGNPPIINGYYQNRTVLKDSAAKYSRKFIDCKAEGEPPPKVTWIMPDNIFLSAPYFGSRINVHYNGTLEIRNVRPTDTAEFICMARNDGGEAVMVIQLEVTSQLMRPIFKSPFNERLVTQLGKTTVLNCSADGQPAPDIFWTLPNGTQVTRGSNRGSQYQMSNDGTFVIHNPSKEDAGKYRCAAKNKVGYIEKLIVLEVGQKPYILTRPRGIIRNIYGESLYLHCLADGSPRPSVFWTIPGGHVLSRPRSTGRYQVMDNGTLVVHQSNLHDRGNYVCRAKNPSGEAVLSVPVVILALPPRITSGPPPAVKMTTGASVQLHCIAIGIPKPEITWELPDRSVLSTAGQGRPAGSELLHPQGTLIIQKPTRADSGSYKCLATNNFGRDTRITFMRVI from the exons TCTGTTCCTTAATGGGAACCCTTGGTCATGTGACTGTCACATGGAATGGTTTGCAGAGTGGATGGAGAAGAACCCAG GTGTCTTGAAATGCAAGCGAGAGAGAAAACTTGCAGGTGAGCAGCAGTGTCCCGTTTGTCATTGGCCAGTTACCTCCAGAGGCAACAGTCTCCTTCAGCTGTCAGGTGGTGCCTACACATGTTTTAAGCCATGGATTCACCCCCATTTGAAACAGAGGAATATCACTATGGATGACAACGGGTACACCCAAGTTTTTTCCAAGGACTTTATCACACCGATTGGCACGATTGAAATGAATATTACGGACCAATTCCACAATGATGCTAACGTAGCTTGTATTGTACAGACACCAAGAGGGTTGGACAACATCAACGTTACCCAAGGAGTGAGAGGTGAAGAGGTTACCACACTCAGTGCAACTGTGGTCACGTCACTCATTTGTAATATCGACTATGAACATATTCGACAGCTTTGGAGCCTTTTGGCCACTTACAGTGATTCATCCCTGAGGCTTGAGAGAGAGCTTCTCCTCGCCACACTGCCAGGCATGATCTACAAATACAAGCAAGCAAGCCCGGTTAACGACGAGATCTTCACAGGGATTGAGGTAGAGATGAAAGCGAATCCTGCATGGTTAATGCAAGGTATCATTAGCTTACAGCTGGACCGTACTACAACCACATACTCAACCCTGAATATCAAATATTCATCCAGTGTTGAGATGAATATTGAAAGCAATAAAGTTCGAAGAGACCGTTATGGTTGGACCATGATCAAAAAAGACAACCAGACTAAGACAGAGGCTTCTGTAGTTGCTGGTGGTGTGGCTGAACTGAGCTGTCAGACCTACGGTGATCCTAAACCCTCTACGGAGTGGATATTACCAGATGGAAGTAAAGTGCGTGCACCATATAACAGTGAGGACAGGAGGATTGTAATAGCAGACAATGGGAAGCTTATTTTAAGGTCCGCTGACAGTTCTGATACTGGAGTCTACCACTGCATTGCTACTAACTATCTTGATGCAGATGTACTTTCCTTCAGGGTCACTGTGTTGTCCCCAGACACTGAGGAGGTGGATGTTAATGGGGTCCAGCTGTCACGTTCTGTGGGTGACACCTTATTTCTGGACTGTGATGTGACAAGTAGCCCACAAGCATCTATTCAGTGGATATTACCAGACAACACTGTTATTGACAAGTCCAATGTAAACAAGAAGCTCTATCAAAATGGCACATTGGTAATAAACAAACTAACTCAGCGGGATCGAGGATTTTACAGATGTATAGCTGCTAATCATTTTGGCTTAGATTTGCTAGTTTCCCTAATAACTCTTTTAAGTAATGGGCCAGAAGGTGTGAGACAAATGGATATAGAGGGATCTGGTGAGGACGTGGAGCCAATCACAGAAACTGCGCTATACAGCAAAGATGTCTCCACTAGCATTGGCCAGGAATCACGGACAGTTACCTCACACAGACCTTATCCTAGACGCAGACCCCCACTTCGTAGGGTACCAGCAAATAGACCTGGTGGTAGCAGACGCACTGGATGGACTGGAAGGGTATTTGACAAAGTAGACCCTGAGAAATTAGCAGATTTTATCAAGAGATCTCAAAACAAGAATTCTGGAAATAGAGTGAATCCATCAGATAAGCCAAAAGCTAATGAAGGACTTTATGTGGGTGATGAGATAGGCTCAGGCAATGTTGAAGGTTACAGTACAATCCCAGATCAATCAGTCCAATCAATTACAGAAAGTCCAGATAATTATGATAGCACAACTAGCTATCACCTACCGGAGAACAATGCTGCTACAATTACAGAGGTAGTAACAGATGATCCAAGCAGGGTTATGACAACAGAAAATATGAGTGCAATGACAACAGGTTTATCCTCCTACACTGATGCCATCCCATTAGATGCTCGCATTACCCTTGCAAATTACGAATTTCAAAGAGATGAGACAACACCCTTTATTGCTACTCAGGGGTATACACTTAGCCCTATTAACAGCAGATCAAAAAGtcctgaaataaatgcaaacAAGTTTTTACAACCAGTTACTTTAAAATTTACAGTTACTGAGACTATGAATGAAATGGAATTGCAGTTTTCTGGGGACATACCAGAGACAGCAGTCAAGGCAGTGCCACATGTTCATTACCAGAACCACAATGTGACACCCATAGCACATCATCCAACACAACGGAACAGCCCTGTGATCCACACATCCACCGACCCAGAAAGCCAGACAAGTTTTACGGCAGTTACCACAACAGAGAGAGCACAAGACGAGATCACGTTTCACACTACTCAAAGAATCAAGTCTCCTCGTCTCCCTGCAGGGTCCACCATCATCTCACACCAGCAGATACACATCATTCCTCCCAGTAAAAAGCAGCCGGGGAAGAGACGTAACTTCCCCAATAGACGCAGGATCATTCGGCCAAACAAAATCACAGACATACAGTCCATTCTGGACAAATTCAAAAGGCCATCGGCGAGGCACGAGGGAAATGCCACCGTGCAATATACAGTAGAACTGAGTGCAGACTGTGTTCATGGGAAAAGAGGAACATGTCCTGCAAAGTCCAAGACAGCAGAAGAGCAAAGAATCATCAATACAACAATGAAACCTCATGTGCCAACCCCCTCTTTAAGAAAAACAGAAAGCCTCATCACAACAACACCAAGCACACCATTTGTTACTTCAGCAAAGACAATTCCTAAGTTGGACTCATTCACAACTGAGATACAACCGAAGTCTGCTGCCCCTAAGCAAGAACCAACACAAAATCCCATGATCTTAACCCCTGTTACATCTACAACCACAACCATTAAGTCTTCAAAGGTCATTCGAGGAAAGATACCGTGGCACAGATTATTTGGAAATAAAGAGGACCAGCGAGAAATCCTTAAAAGACTTAGAAAACCAACTAAAACATCCACTACAACACAGACTACAATACCAGTTAAAACCATAACCACAACAGCCAGCTCAAAGGTCACAGCTACCTTACCTACTGCAAGGTCATTGGTTACACCTATGACAGCTTCTCCTCTTGTGACACAAAGGAATGAAGACCATTTAGAGATATCCTCTGATGACTCATCAGGTTCCTCATCCATCACAGAACCACATACATCTTTTGAAACCCTACCTTCATTTACGACTACAAGTCCAGCTAACACTCACCACAAAACAATAGCATCGCATACCTCTGTTACCACACCAACTTATGTGTCCAGGTTGTACACAACGACCGTGTCCCAAGTTAGTCCAATTCGACCAGTACCACCAATATCTGGAACTACATTAAAGGAAGATACTGATGAGTTAAGTTCCTCAGGCTCTGATTCAGGAGGTTCTGGAAGGTTTCCTGGAAGATCTTGGAGAAATCGAAAACCAGGTTTTCATAGGCAACCTTTCAGAGGCAAAAGACCAATAAAGAAAACAACCACACAAGCTCCAACAACTAAAACTACTACTTTTCAAACCACAGACGCACCACAAACCACCTCAAGGCTAAAGAGGCCCTTGTATACACCTGCTGAAGAAGAATACACTAAAGAGTGGAGAAACCCATCCCAAACCACAGCCTTCCCAAAATCGTACTCTACAGCCAGTGAATCCATGACAACCTACCCAACAACCTATAGAACAATGAATACAGTAAggccacacaccacaccaccaacacagGTCCAGAAGAATACTAACATCAAACCTCCTCCAAGAAAAGGTGGAAGATATGAAACACGGAAAAGAACACGGACAAAAGGAACAAACAATAGACGCAGGGACCGCTTTCAACAACCCAAATCAACAAACTTGTCTTCCAGGGACAAGAAAGACTCTAAGGAGAAAACAAGGACTGGGAACTCTGTAAGTCACACAGTATCTGTTCTCACCACGGAGAAGACTTATACCAGCACCTCAGCTCCacattacagtggtacctctgGTGGCATTTCAAGCACTTACGATCACACCACGAGGTATGATACCACGCCAACAAACACCGTTGGTTTTGTGTTGTCTACAATGGATATGACATCGAAGCCGAGAATCGTTGGGGGAAATGCAGCCAGTTTTACAGTTCAGTCCGACTCTGATGCTTTTCTCCCCTGTGAGTCTTCAGGAAGCCCTGAACCTGTGTTCACCTGGAAGCGATTCTCCTCAAGCACAG GCAGTACTCTGACCATTAAAGGCAATATGGGTAAATATGAGGTATTCAGGAATGGAACACTGTTGATCCAGAATGCGAACATCAAAGACCGTGGACAGTACTTATGTTTGGCAGAGAATGAACATGGCTCTGACAAACTCCTGGTCACGCTGTCAGTGGTGGCGTATCCCTCACGGATCCTTGAGCCAGAAGTCAGAGACATCAAGGTGCACTCTGGCAAAACAGTGGAGATGAAATGCAAGGCAGAGGGCAGACCGGTGCCTGTGGTGTCATGGATTCTGGCGAACCGCACTCAAGTTAGAGGGCAGAAGAATGAACGTGGCAGAGTCACAGTCACGTCAGATGGTACGCTGGTTATCCAGCAGGTGTCAGTTTATGATCGAGGACATTATAAGTGCATTGCTAGTAATCCAGCTGGTGTAGACACGGTTAGTGTGCGTCTACAAGTGGTGGCAGCGCCCCCTGGCATATTGGAGGAGAAACGGCAGCTGGTAAGAGCAAATTCTGGGCAAGGCATTTGGATATCCTGTACAGCACAAGGAGATCCCGAACCAACTACACACTGGGTCTTGTTTGGTGGCACTATTGTACGACCCCCTTACACGGACTCTAAGGTGTCTGTGTTTCCTAATGGTACTCTCAATTTGAAAAATCTGGATGTCTCTGACAGTGGGAAATATGAATGCATTGCTACAAGTTCCACTGGATCAGAGCGCAGAGTGGTTACTTTGTCTGTGGAAAAAACAGACACTGCTCCGCAAATTGTTGATACATCAGACCTGAGAACTGAGCTGGAATACGGTGGTCAACTTCGACTTAACTGCTCCTCCACTGGAACTCCCAAACCTCGGATTATTTGGAGGCTTCCATCTAAAGCCCTTGTGGACCAGTGGCACAG GATGGGCAAACGCATCCAGGTGTTGGACAATGGAACCCTTGTTGTTGACTCCGTCAGTGAGAAGGATTCTGGGGACTACCTCTGTGTTGCCCGCAACAAGGTTGGAGATGACCTACAGCTAATGAGAGTCTCTGTGTCCATGAAGCCAGCGAAAATTGAACCCAAAGTTGTTGGCAAGAAGCAGGTTCCATTTGGCAAGGACCTAAAGGTTGACTGCAAGGCCTCAGGTGCTCCAATACCAGAGATTTCTTGGGGCTTGCCCGATGGTACTTTGGTGAACAGTGCCCTTCAGGCAGACAGCGGCAGAGCGGGTCGTGCCAAACGTTTTACATTGTTTGATAATGGAACACTTTACCTGAATGAAGTGGGCATGGATGAAGAGGGGGATTATACCTGCTATGCAGAGAACACCCTCGGCAAGGATGAAATGCATGTTCACATCACTGTGGTGAGTGCTCCACCTCGGATCCGCCCACCAAGCCTCACCTACGCCAGGGTGAAGCCTGGAGCGAACATCCGCTTTGACTGCGAGGCAATGGGGGAACCCAAACCCAAGATTCTGTGGATGCTACCATCAAATGACATGATTGCGGCATCCAACGAACGATACTTAATGCACGTCAATGGATCTCTTGACATCCGGGACGTTAAGTTAGCTGATGCTGGAAAGTACGTCTGCATGGCACGCAATGCGGCAGGAGACGAAAGCAAAGTGTACAAGTTGGACATTGACGGCAATCCACCTATCATCAATGGTTACTACCAGAACAGAACAGTGCTGAAGGATTCAGCAGCAAAGTACTCTAGGAAGTTTATAGATTGCAAGGCCGAAGGGGAGCCACCACCAAAAGTGACTTGGATAATGCCAGACAACATCTTTCTCTCAGCCCCTTATTTTGGGAGCAGAATCAATGTCCATTACAATGGAACTTTAGAGATCCGCAATGTTAGACCCACAGACACGGCAGAGTTCATTTGCATGGCACGGAATGATGGTGGTGAGGCTGTCATGGTGATACAACTGGAGGTGACCAGCCAGCTCATGAGGCCCATCTTCAAGAGCCCATTTAACGAGAGGCTGGTGACACAGCTTGGGAAAACCACAGTACTTAACTGCTCTGCTGACGGACAGCCTGCTCCGGATATATTCTGGACTTTACCCAATGGTACCCAAGTCACCAGAGGCTCTAACAGGGGTTCCCAATATCAAATGAGCAATGACGGCACCTTTGTCATCCATAACCCCAGCAAAGAGGATGCGGGCAAGTATCGCTGTGCGGCCAAGAATAAGGTTGGCTATATCGAGAAGCTGATTGTCCTAGAGGTCGGACAAAAGCCTTACATTCTGACCCGGCCCAGGGGGATTATTCGCAACATCTACGGGGAGAGTCTTTATCTTCACTGCCTGGCCGATGGAAGTCCCCGTCCGAGCGTCTTTTGGACTATTCCCGGGGGTCACGTCTTGAGCCGCCCTCGCTCTACCGGACGCTACCAGGTAATGGACAATGGGACACTGGTCGTCCATCAATCCAACCTGCATGACCGTGGGAATTACGTATGCAGAGCAAAAAATCCCTCTGGGGAGGCCGTTCTGAGCGTGCCCGTTGTAATCCTCGCTCTCCCACCGCGCATCACTAGCGGTCCTCCGCCAGCCGTGAAGATGACGACGGGCGCTTCCGTGCAGCTACACTGCATCGCTATTGGAATACCGAAGCCAGAAATTACCTGGGAGCTGCCGGATCGATCGGTTCTGTCCACAGCCGGACAAGGACGACCCGCGGGAAGCGAACTGCTCCATCCGCAGGGAACGCTCATAATTCAGAAGCCCACAAGAGCAGACTCGGGGTCCTACAAATGCTTAGCAACTAATAACTTTGGCAGAGACACCAGGATCACATTTATGAGAGTAATCTGA